The following are encoded together in the Iodobacter fluviatilis genome:
- a CDS encoding two-partner secretion domain-containing protein, which translates to MNRNRYRIIFNQSRGQLMAVAENVSSQSKSAGDTEGSSSPSLFGSSRLFKISNLTLAFAIGMSSFNSSYAEIIADRKAPANQQATILRDAADKPLVNIQTPNAAGVSRNTYTKFDVDAKGVTLNNDRGGNPWLAKGAARVILNEVNSSHPSLLAGAIKVRGSRAEVIVANPSGINVNGVSIENASRLTLTTGKVINSNGQLTGIQVRQGGIVVEGAGLNASTADYTELLSRTARIQAKISAKQLAVTTGAQTLDYTSGTLSTENATGAKPVLALDVSQLGGMYAGKISLLSTEAGIGVRNAGILEANQLVLTADGKLENSGKISAAVTSIATVRGDIENSGSINGRDFLMISAGNNANLSGVGMKQDSAAMVLLAKANINLAAGTQIGSNKAKSTLSLRAGRDINLAKQSNLAAQGAITLNADGKLSSTEAKIATQSDSITAVAGSGINLHSSQLNAAKNIHLETGKPFAETNAAVQLNASKLTASKQINVISTGDLTLTSAASSATAGAAHVVLLSHRKVKLNAGSKLDAGGNLYIKAGESLLLQGDVATSQKVALSAKGQIDLHGASVELQGSQIRSTGAKADLNLRASKGSLAINTLLSPDLTRANGAMIEAKGKVNINTLAADLSVNGAKISGQTVSLISAGHLGITGDEMASSALTGKQGLTLATVKGAGSQLYSDGRVKLDAGTGQAWISASGGVSISGHNLQSVDSQGVVATAFTPHSIRGAFVRIDAKSDIDVSGTDITATAGDIEADTRGNFNFTSYGNQPAEYGLNGNGKLNASANVRIHADASASVSGASVRAGKNLALTSAKASAYLDNSLLQAGDVLSVATFGSQSHTFSHLNGGALLLHSEKDKISLLKSQLKTSATRSADVAALSGQLSIDAAGALEWDKASLIKATTDLSLSAGRGNITLSVANTGNLQAGRDLAFSTGSGNLTLATGFNWSAKRDLSLKSKSGKLTLLGTAGKQGAPSAQIVTLKAGGAMSLTGAQVDIQASKLSSVGGMKITSTASDVYIGGIKNSAKNYVPKQRIQHIQTQVNQIADEIKALETPEYILLKEKLDSLRQQIVSYLNMNDMTLFIQAQNQLIPHHGKIGAKLALFENKLNPLRAEKIKFEQALQVLRAPANAVEHTGAVVNASEINITSQQGIDIAGARIQATGKIKLSAAGLLPVNTAGKTDAERLPSAINITSLLDYYEYGQSGKNNYSWAIYNAPSVIKGDAGVTIQATGAKDNSRIILSGAEVNAAQGKVHLDAEGDIRLEASQEEFYSYARRIYNTGRWWNRKRTTEVITANTANAAESSLNGQSILVKSGGSIDAYSTAFNAPRGNINLVAANALGMWAVQEKEFRNVDENTSRSFWKVRTGSSSSTDSRMVSSFLPSKLVAERIATDSGWDTRLQGTIFQSSLAGAVIQAGVGANARPDAQIILEGIKTTIDASKTSKSNSVVWQEMVGKGSTVQTMAVPTFTGPTAPVFSAPGGIKAQIPKSNDLKKQVLTLSAQPGMEYLKGLIDRKGADTSWEQIKLAHDHWEYKQEGLTPAGAALVAIVVAYVTAGAGTAIIGSLTTASTATAATAAAATTATAATAATAATAVTATSVASAALSAAVTSLATQATITLINNKGDLSQTLKDLGSSDTVKSMVTAALTAGALNTVGGLDSMRALKDAGQFTDKLTMNLVNSSTSSAISTAINGGSLEDALKSAGLSAVVSTAHGEIAGEIKNQEFGYLAHKLAHAAAGCAAGAAVGGECRDGAIGAAVGEMTAELFEGQKAEAYKTEAGKAAFDSKVLATSKIVAGALTAYTGGNAQTAINTAETAVQNNFLTFTQNQLRKQAAEACKVGGPASLACADLQRWNTIDSNLDKKVQQTCDAAPTSQSCKDWRNMVLLARKSYDKDPTYAFSFLQKKAEFAPYSDAAELQSIQKLIAATPSVVAKVPPHIEALANLAVDLTPIVGDAKAFYEAKDPFDYTLAMLGVLGPLGDGAAKAIKAAKVAHEAGNAAEAAVQLKKAKEITEESISQAVGLKFDKATRTWSTPGGLDYGVGSTHGNRVIHVLDHASPNLMKKNHSVFNVDRNKILGLVDEAWAIKGTPLANDLGAYVVSMGRSIGTNGETKIKIIIKPGTNKVITAYPVN; encoded by the coding sequence ATGAATCGTAATCGGTATCGCATTATTTTTAATCAATCACGTGGCCAGTTGATGGCGGTTGCAGAAAACGTTTCATCACAAAGTAAAAGCGCAGGGGATACGGAGGGCTCTAGTTCACCTTCTTTATTTGGAAGCTCACGTTTATTTAAAATCAGCAACCTGACGCTTGCATTTGCCATAGGGATGAGCAGTTTTAACAGCAGCTATGCTGAAATTATTGCCGATCGTAAAGCCCCTGCAAATCAGCAAGCCACGATTTTGCGTGATGCTGCAGATAAGCCCTTGGTCAACATTCAAACGCCAAATGCTGCAGGGGTGAGCCGTAATACGTATACGAAATTTGATGTTGATGCTAAAGGGGTAACGCTAAATAACGATAGGGGAGGCAACCCATGGCTAGCAAAAGGGGCTGCACGCGTTATTTTGAACGAAGTGAACTCCAGTCATCCAAGCTTACTCGCTGGGGCGATTAAGGTTAGAGGAAGTCGTGCTGAAGTGATCGTGGCCAACCCATCAGGTATTAATGTAAACGGTGTCAGCATAGAAAACGCCAGCCGCCTTACCCTTACTACAGGTAAAGTCATCAACAGTAATGGCCAACTAACGGGGATTCAAGTCAGGCAGGGTGGGATCGTCGTCGAGGGGGCAGGGCTCAATGCAAGCACTGCAGATTACACCGAGCTTTTAAGCCGGACAGCCCGTATTCAAGCAAAAATCAGCGCGAAGCAACTGGCCGTCACGACGGGTGCTCAAACACTCGATTACACTTCTGGCACCTTATCCACCGAAAATGCGACTGGGGCTAAGCCCGTTTTAGCACTTGATGTGAGTCAGCTGGGTGGCATGTACGCAGGGAAAATTAGCCTGCTGTCCACTGAGGCCGGCATTGGGGTGCGCAATGCGGGGATATTAGAAGCCAATCAGCTGGTTCTGACTGCGGATGGCAAACTAGAAAATAGCGGCAAAATCAGTGCGGCAGTGACGTCGATTGCAACAGTGAGGGGCGATATTGAGAATAGCGGCAGTATCAATGGCCGTGATTTTTTAATGATTTCAGCAGGGAACAATGCCAACCTCTCTGGCGTTGGCATGAAGCAAGACAGTGCGGCAATGGTCTTGCTGGCAAAGGCTAACATCAACCTAGCAGCAGGAACTCAAATCGGCAGCAACAAAGCCAAGAGCACTTTATCTTTGCGCGCAGGCCGCGATATTAATCTAGCCAAGCAAAGCAACCTAGCCGCACAAGGTGCAATTACGCTCAATGCCGATGGCAAGCTCAGTAGCACAGAAGCTAAGATTGCGACACAATCAGACAGCATCACAGCAGTAGCGGGCAGCGGGATTAATCTGCATTCCAGCCAGCTCAATGCTGCAAAAAATATCCACCTAGAAACCGGCAAACCCTTTGCCGAAACCAACGCAGCGGTGCAGCTAAATGCCAGCAAGCTTACCGCCAGCAAGCAAATCAATGTGATTAGCACGGGCGATTTAACGCTGACAAGTGCTGCATCTTCGGCCACAGCAGGCGCAGCCCATGTCGTGCTGCTCAGTCATCGTAAAGTGAAGCTTAATGCAGGCTCAAAACTAGATGCGGGCGGCAATCTTTATATCAAAGCCGGTGAGTCTTTGCTGCTACAAGGCGATGTGGCCACGTCGCAAAAAGTAGCTTTAAGCGCCAAGGGCCAAATTGATCTGCATGGGGCCAGCGTAGAGCTGCAAGGTAGCCAAATTCGATCTACCGGCGCTAAAGCCGATCTTAATCTGCGCGCTAGCAAGGGAAGTTTAGCCATTAACACCCTGCTTTCCCCAGACCTAACGCGGGCAAATGGCGCAATGATTGAAGCCAAAGGCAAGGTCAACATCAATACACTTGCCGCAGATTTAAGCGTTAACGGCGCTAAAATCAGTGGCCAAACGGTAAGCCTAATCAGTGCAGGTCACTTAGGTATTACTGGGGATGAAATGGCGTCGAGTGCGCTGACAGGCAAGCAAGGACTCACCCTCGCCACCGTAAAGGGGGCAGGTAGCCAGCTCTATAGTGATGGCAGAGTGAAGCTTGATGCGGGCACAGGGCAGGCGTGGATCTCTGCCAGTGGTGGTGTCAGTATCAGCGGGCACAATTTACAAAGTGTAGATAGCCAAGGAGTTGTCGCAACGGCCTTCACACCCCATAGCATACGTGGCGCTTTTGTACGGATTGATGCGAAGTCGGATATCGATGTGTCTGGCACGGATATTACGGCGACTGCTGGAGATATTGAGGCGGACACCAGGGGCAATTTTAATTTTACCTCGTATGGAAATCAGCCTGCCGAATACGGCCTGAATGGGAACGGCAAATTAAATGCCAGCGCTAATGTGCGTATTCATGCGGATGCCAGTGCCAGTGTTTCAGGCGCATCAGTAAGGGCTGGCAAAAATTTAGCACTCACTTCCGCTAAAGCAAGCGCTTATCTTGATAACTCCCTTTTGCAAGCGGGTGATGTACTGAGTGTGGCAACGTTTGGCTCGCAATCGCATACGTTTTCTCATTTAAACGGTGGGGCTTTATTGCTCCATTCAGAAAAAGACAAGATTAGTCTGCTGAAAAGTCAGCTTAAAACCAGTGCCACACGCTCAGCTGATGTGGCCGCGCTGAGTGGGCAGCTCAGTATTGATGCTGCAGGTGCTTTAGAGTGGGACAAGGCGAGTTTGATCAAAGCGACGACGGATTTAAGTCTAAGTGCTGGCCGTGGCAATATCACCCTCAGCGTGGCCAATACCGGTAATTTACAAGCGGGTCGTGATTTAGCTTTTAGCACCGGCAGCGGCAATCTAACGCTGGCCACAGGCTTTAACTGGTCGGCCAAGCGTGACCTAAGCCTGAAATCAAAATCAGGTAAGCTCACCCTGCTTGGCACAGCAGGTAAGCAAGGTGCGCCTTCCGCACAAATCGTCACCCTGAAAGCGGGTGGGGCGATGAGCCTAACGGGGGCACAGGTTGATATTCAAGCCAGCAAATTAAGCAGTGTTGGTGGGATGAAGATCACTTCAACGGCAAGTGATGTTTATATCGGTGGCATTAAAAATAGTGCTAAAAACTATGTGCCAAAGCAACGTATCCAGCATATACAAACTCAAGTAAATCAAATTGCTGATGAAATTAAAGCACTTGAAACACCGGAGTATATTTTATTAAAAGAAAAGTTAGACTCTCTACGTCAGCAAATTGTTTCATATTTGAATATGAATGATATGACTTTATTTATTCAGGCTCAGAATCAGCTTATTCCTCATCATGGGAAAATCGGTGCAAAATTAGCTCTATTTGAAAATAAACTAAACCCATTACGTGCTGAAAAAATAAAATTCGAGCAAGCATTACAAGTATTACGCGCCCCAGCAAACGCTGTTGAGCACACAGGTGCAGTCGTCAATGCCTCCGAAATCAATATCACCTCCCAGCAAGGTATTGATATTGCCGGTGCCCGCATTCAGGCCACGGGGAAAATCAAGCTCAGTGCCGCCGGATTACTGCCGGTCAACACGGCGGGTAAAACCGATGCGGAGCGTCTGCCCTCTGCGATTAATATCACCAGCTTGCTGGATTATTACGAATATGGCCAATCTGGCAAAAATAACTACAGCTGGGCCATTTATAATGCCCCGTCCGTCATCAAAGGTGACGCAGGTGTGACAATTCAAGCCACTGGTGCCAAGGATAATAGCCGCATTATTCTCAGTGGCGCTGAAGTTAACGCAGCACAAGGAAAAGTTCACCTAGACGCCGAAGGTGATATTCGCCTTGAAGCAAGCCAAGAAGAATTTTATAGCTATGCCCGCCGCATCTATAACACTGGCCGCTGGTGGAATCGTAAAAGAACCACCGAAGTCATCACCGCCAATACTGCCAATGCCGCAGAGAGCAGCTTAAATGGCCAATCTATCTTAGTGAAATCCGGTGGCAGCATTGATGCCTATTCCACGGCATTTAATGCACCGCGCGGTAATATCAATTTAGTCGCTGCCAATGCGCTCGGGATGTGGGCTGTTCAAGAAAAAGAATTCAGAAATGTCGATGAAAATACATCCCGCTCATTCTGGAAAGTACGGACAGGCAGTAGCAGTAGCACAGACAGCCGTATGGTCAGTAGCTTCTTGCCTAGTAAATTAGTGGCGGAACGCATCGCTACAGATTCAGGCTGGGATACCCGTTTACAAGGCACGATTTTCCAATCCTCATTGGCAGGGGCGGTGATTCAAGCAGGCGTGGGAGCAAACGCCCGCCCCGATGCCCAGATCATTCTGGAAGGCATTAAAACCACCATTGATGCCTCTAAAACCAGTAAATCTAACAGCGTCGTCTGGCAAGAAATGGTAGGTAAAGGAAGTACCGTGCAAACGATGGCGGTTCCTACTTTTACAGGGCCAACTGCGCCTGTATTCAGTGCGCCGGGTGGCATTAAGGCACAAATCCCGAAAAGTAATGATCTTAAAAAACAAGTACTGACGCTCTCTGCACAGCCTGGTATGGAGTACTTAAAGGGGCTAATTGATCGTAAGGGGGCTGATACCAGTTGGGAGCAAATCAAACTTGCTCATGATCATTGGGAGTATAAGCAAGAAGGGCTAACCCCTGCGGGGGCTGCGCTAGTGGCCATCGTGGTGGCGTATGTTACCGCAGGGGCAGGCACCGCTATTATCGGCAGCCTTACAACAGCAAGCACTGCAACTGCCGCGACCGCAGCAGCAGCCACTACGGCCACCGCTGCGACTGCTGCGACTGCTGCCACGGCCGTAACAGCAACTTCTGTAGCAAGTGCTGCACTTAGCGCTGCCGTGACTAGCCTAGCAACGCAAGCAACGATTACTCTTATTAACAATAAAGGCGACCTTAGCCAAACGCTAAAAGACCTAGGCAGTAGCGATACCGTGAAAAGTATGGTTACTGCAGCACTAACTGCGGGTGCACTGAATACCGTGGGTGGTTTAGATAGCATGCGGGCCTTAAAGGACGCTGGCCAATTCACTGATAAATTGACCATGAATTTGGTCAATTCCAGCACCAGCTCGGCCATTAGCACCGCCATCAACGGCGGCAGCCTAGAAGACGCCCTCAAATCTGCCGGCCTCAGCGCCGTAGTCAGTACCGCCCACGGCGAAATCGCAGGCGAGATTAAAAACCAAGAATTCGGATACTTGGCCCACAAACTCGCCCATGCGGCGGCAGGTTGCGCGGCAGGGGCAGCCGTGGGTGGGGAGTGTAGAGATGGGGCGATTGGTGCTGCGGTGGGTGAGATGACTGCGGAGTTGTTTGAAGGGCAAAAAGCTGAAGCTTATAAGACGGAAGCAGGCAAAGCCGCCTTTGATAGTAAAGTCTTAGCCACCTCAAAAATCGTCGCAGGTGCATTAACGGCTTACACAGGCGGCAATGCCCAGACAGCGATTAATACTGCTGAAACGGCGGTGCAAAATAATTTTTTAACATTTACTCAAAACCAACTGCGTAAGCAAGCTGCTGAAGCATGTAAAGTTGGTGGGCCTGCATCGCTTGCATGTGCTGATTTACAGCGCTGGAACACCATTGACAGCAATCTCGATAAAAAGGTACAGCAAACCTGCGATGCTGCGCCCACAAGTCAATCATGCAAAGACTGGCGCAATATGGTTTTACTTGCACGTAAAAGCTATGACAAAGATCCAACTTACGCGTTTTCTTTCTTACAAAAAAAGGCCGAGTTTGCGCCTTATTCCGATGCTGCTGAGTTACAAAGCATACAAAAACTGATTGCGGCTACGCCTTCAGTTGTGGCTAAAGTTCCTCCACATATTGAAGCGCTAGCCAATTTGGCAGTTGATTTAACGCCGATTGTTGGCGATGCCAAAGCGTTTTACGAAGCTAAAGATCCATTCGATTACACCCTTGCCATGCTGGGTGTTCTGGGGCCGTTGGGTGATGGAGCCGCGAAAGCAATTAAGGCTGCAAAAGTAGCCCATGAGGCAGGGAATGCGGCTGAGGCGGCAGTACAGCTTAAAAAGGCTAAGGAAATAACGGAAGAAAGCATATCACAAGCAGTTGGTCTTAAGTTCGACAAGGCGACAAGGACTTGGAGTACTCCAGGAGGGCTGGATTATGGAGTAGGTTCAACACATGGAAATAGAGTAATACACGTGCTTGATCATGCGTCGCCAAATTTAATGAAAAAAAATCACAGTGTTTTTAATGTTGATAGAAATAAAATATTGGGCTTGGTTGATGAAGCATGGGCAATCAAAGGTACTCCATTAGCCAATGATCTAGGGGCCTATGTTGTCTCTATGGGAAGAAGCATTGGAACCAATGGCGAAACTAAAATAAAAATAATTATCAAGCCAGGAACAAACAAAGTTATTACGGCCTACCCTGTTAATTAA
- the dld gene encoding D-lactate dehydrogenase produces the protein MPTHVLVQQLTQIVGEEHIATNPRHTEHYRTGFRSGSGKALAVVFPDSLLKLWQVLQACVEANTIIIMQAAKTGLTGGSTPSGNDYDREVVVINTLAMDKLVLLNGGTQVLSFPGTTLNKLENLLKPLQRAPHSIIGSSCLGASIVGGVANNSGGALVKRGPAYTEMALFAQVNKEGKLELVNHLGLELGDTPEDMLTRLESGDFSKEGLDDSGKLASDREYVARLRDVDAATPARFNADERRLFEASGCAGKLAVFAVRLDTFPIAQQEQTFYIGTNDPQVLTRLRRHILSQFENVPEVGEYMHRDIFNIAEKYGKDTFLTIQHLGSDRLPKLLALKGRADAILNKLPLLPKNLCDHLMQGASCLFPQHLPPRLLAFRDRYEHHLILKMSDAGISEARTLLLESFVDSNNEGSYFECTPEESSKAFLQRFAAAGAAIRYQTINSNRMGDILALDIALRRNDENWVEQLPESIRSQIEHTLYYGHFMCHVFHQDYILKQGVDPEEVKKAMLSFLDARGAKYPAEHNVGHLYTAESSLREFYKQLDPTNTFNPGIGKMEKHRRNCSCCG, from the coding sequence ATGCCTACCCATGTGCTTGTACAGCAATTAACCCAGATTGTTGGTGAAGAACATATTGCCACCAACCCGCGCCACACCGAACATTACCGTACTGGATTCCGCTCTGGCAGTGGTAAGGCTTTGGCAGTAGTGTTTCCCGATTCCCTGCTAAAACTATGGCAAGTGCTACAAGCCTGCGTGGAGGCAAACACCATCATCATTATGCAAGCCGCTAAAACGGGGTTGACGGGAGGTTCAACCCCCAGCGGGAACGATTACGATCGTGAAGTGGTGGTGATTAATACGCTGGCAATGGATAAGCTTGTATTGCTCAATGGCGGCACGCAGGTGTTGAGTTTCCCTGGGACGACCCTAAACAAGCTGGAAAATCTACTCAAGCCGTTGCAACGTGCGCCGCATTCGATTATCGGCTCATCGTGCCTTGGCGCATCAATTGTCGGTGGGGTGGCGAACAATTCTGGCGGGGCATTAGTCAAGCGCGGCCCTGCCTATACTGAAATGGCATTGTTTGCACAAGTCAATAAAGAGGGCAAGCTGGAGCTGGTAAACCATTTAGGGTTGGAACTGGGCGATACGCCAGAGGACATGCTGACACGGCTAGAATCTGGTGATTTTAGCAAAGAGGGTTTGGATGACAGTGGCAAACTGGCATCCGACCGCGAGTATGTGGCAAGGTTGCGTGATGTTGATGCCGCCACCCCAGCACGTTTCAACGCCGATGAACGCCGTTTGTTTGAAGCCAGCGGTTGCGCGGGCAAGCTGGCAGTGTTTGCGGTGCGACTTGATACCTTTCCGATTGCGCAGCAAGAACAAACCTTTTATATCGGCACGAATGACCCCCAGGTGCTAACTCGCTTGCGCCGTCACATCCTCAGTCAGTTTGAGAACGTGCCTGAGGTAGGTGAATACATGCACCGCGATATTTTCAATATTGCGGAAAAGTACGGCAAGGATACCTTTCTTACCATCCAGCACCTGGGTTCGGATCGATTACCCAAGCTGCTCGCGCTCAAGGGGCGAGCGGATGCGATCCTCAACAAGTTACCCTTACTACCGAAAAACCTTTGTGACCATCTCATGCAGGGGGCAAGTTGCCTGTTTCCTCAGCATTTACCACCGCGTTTGTTGGCATTTCGCGACCGTTACGAACATCACCTGATCCTAAAAATGAGCGATGCGGGGATTAGCGAGGCGCGAACATTGTTACTGGAATCTTTTGTAGATAGCAATAATGAAGGCAGTTATTTCGAGTGCACGCCAGAGGAGAGTAGCAAAGCCTTTCTGCAACGCTTTGCCGCAGCAGGCGCGGCGATTCGCTATCAGACAATAAACAGCAATCGGATGGGCGACATCCTCGCGCTAGACATAGCCTTGCGCCGCAATGACGAGAACTGGGTAGAACAGTTGCCAGAAAGCATTCGCAGCCAGATTGAACACACGCTCTACTACGGGCATTTCATGTGCCACGTTTTTCATCAGGATTACATCCTCAAGCAAGGTGTTGACCCAGAAGAAGTGAAAAAGGCAATGCTAAGCTTTCTGGATGCTCGCGGTGCGAAATACCCAGCGGAGCATAATGTCGGGCATTTGTACACAGCGGAAAGCAGTTTGCGGGAATTTTACAAGCAACTTGACCCAACCAATACGTTTAATCCAGGGATTGGGAAAATGGAAAAGCATCGGCGAAATTGCAGTTGTTGCGGGTAA
- a CDS encoding SMI1/KNR4 family protein has protein sequence MVSPIVTTYVDAALSQLRRFDLMRWPGKLPDSMRDDSIPPSDDWVEWKAIPSTVSEADLNALERETELPFPPLYRDFLRYRHFVDLTERGVRFERHLSNDWSKVLREGYFNSWPRERILDVGLLPFGSESQMDAGPVCFDTKRRNAAGDCPVVFWDHEWVGTENEVQPMFSSSAKMFECLSIVATNDLNFVYHDDSDDPALLPKKQALLAKFLGMDPEGAGGPARAYWTCWGVTPAA, from the coding sequence ATGGTCAGTCCGATTGTCACAACCTATGTTGACGCGGCACTCTCACAGCTACGCCGCTTCGACTTGATGCGATGGCCGGGTAAGCTGCCCGATTCGATGCGCGACGATTCGATTCCGCCGTCAGATGATTGGGTCGAGTGGAAGGCGATACCAAGCACCGTCTCGGAGGCTGATTTGAACGCCTTGGAGCGGGAAACGGAATTACCGTTTCCGCCCCTCTACCGTGACTTTCTTCGCTATCGCCATTTCGTGGATTTGACCGAGCGCGGTGTGCGTTTCGAGCGTCACCTTTCCAACGACTGGTCGAAGGTTCTCCGGGAGGGTTACTTCAACTCGTGGCCGCGCGAGCGCATCTTGGATGTCGGCTTACTACCATTCGGTTCAGAATCCCAGATGGATGCGGGGCCAGTATGCTTCGACACGAAGCGTCGTAATGCGGCTGGCGATTGCCCCGTGGTGTTTTGGGATCACGAATGGGTTGGCACAGAAAATGAAGTCCAACCCATGTTCTCATCGTCCGCCAAGATGTTTGAATGCTTGAGCATAGTTGCGACCAATGACCTCAATTTCGTCTACCATGACGACAGTGATGATCCGGCGCTCTTGCCGAAAAAGCAGGCTCTGCTCGCGAAGTTCTTGGGTATGGATCCCGAAGGCGCAGGTGGGCCGGCCCGCGCGTATTGGACTTGCTGGGGTGTGACGCCCGCAGCATAA